The following are from one region of the Carassius gibelio isolate Cgi1373 ecotype wild population from Czech Republic chromosome A13, carGib1.2-hapl.c, whole genome shotgun sequence genome:
- the LOC128026117 gene encoding RRP12-like protein isoform X2, whose protein sequence is MVKSGKLRSGTAQKIKRWKKGHSSDSNPETSRYRKAARSRNFSRPSEKRDLTVDALKLHNELQAGSLQKSSDAMEDQALTEKTSGTCLSGLSDCSNLTFRKVKRYWESNSASHKEICAVLAAVTEVIRSQGGKETETEYFAALMATLEAVDSSESLAAVAYLLNLVMKRVPAAVLKKKFSDTAKAFMDVMTNQAYSDSLSCLRLIISCLATLLRKQDLSVWSYPSTLQMYHGLLSFTVHSKPKVRKAAQQGVCSVLGYSDFVLSDNAPVHHPAAAATAKFCCKELEQSGGSKEDTTTLHVLGLLKDVLSAFPPSSVKSCCETLLRVMTLSHVLVTANAMQAFHKLFSSKPSPASMSAELNAQIITALYDYVPSESDLQPLLAWLAVMEKAHVHLSSLQSSLSIGHLPRLFSVTMSCLLSPHTQVVSAATQTLKTLLNECVAPHIAEIGPVLPGTSAGNGACILKMFRVVEEGLSYRFHSSWPFVLQILGCFYRAAGRQAHPIMIKSLQSLGDLRATPRFPFSGELDLAVGSAVEGMGPEVVLKAVPLLITGTDDDLEFPRSWLIPVIRDHVKNAQLAYFTSYFVPLANRLKQTGDELEQSGQKLMAKVYQTLQMQIWTMLPGFCTKPTDLLASFKGIARSLGMALNDRPDLRLCICQALRTLINKSCETEEAKAELKRFSKNFLPILFNVYSEQPDPGEMVSARMAVLDTIRVYLSITEQEMVCTFLQKASKRLNSADNSEFTRLAVIDLIVAMAPFVDEASMTQTFSLIKPFVESKDASIQKKAYRVLEEICGGESASCKAFVLQNLEQLKAMLMDSLTTAASSSKRPRLKCLIHIVKQLNEEHRGFITALLPEVILCTKEMSIGARKNAYSLLVEIGNAFVRFCGNTKDAINEYLGHVYIGLTGSVTMVICTVLALTRLVFHYKDTIDVSSLELLLQNVCLLLSSRTRDVLKASLGFLKVLLFCLDVKVLASHITVIMKGISNMNDMRRHFRGKLKSIYTKLIKKFGLELVKSMLPADQHKVIVNIRKTEARNKRRKLVSKTEEDGSDTEDETPKVKGESIEDILAETDSDSDEDEKPKKGQKKPVRKSQAWLKEGISDEPLNFLDSKAAQRVLATNPNLKKARKAEHGFKVKSDGRLIIKDDQKDKTKEAGVKTKKNPKRKMRDELYDDMDVEPTMKYKAGGIGIHRPLDRRPKFGTEDKSKKGKGDVKKTGKCDPYAYIPLKKAQLNHRKKAKLQGQFKGMVRGAKKGALSGSKILKKRKA, encoded by the exons ATGGTGAAGTCCGGAAAACTTCGATCCGGAACAGCGCAGAAAATCAAGCGATGGAAGAAAGGTCACAGTAGCGACAGCAATCCGGAGACAAGTCGCTATCGAAAGGCAGCGAGAAGCCGAAATTTCAGCCGTCCCTCGG aaaaaagagatcTGACAGTAGATGCTTTGAAACTCCACAATGAGCTTCAGGCAGGATCTCTGCAGAAAAGCAGTGATGCCATGGAGGATCAAGCCCTGACAGAGAAAACCTCAGGGACTTGTCTAAGTGGACTGTCGGACTGCTCCAACCTCACTTTTAGAAAAGTAAAGCGCTACTGGGAGTCGAACTCCGCGTCACATAAAGAG ATCTGTGCTGTATTGGCAGCTGTAACTGAAGTCATTCGCTCTCAGGGAGgaaaagagacagagacagagtacTTTGCAGCCTTG ATGGCAACACTTGAAGCTGTAGATAGCAGCGAATCTCTGGCAGCTGTTGCCTACCTCCTAAACCTGGTCATGAAAAG GGTGCCTGCTGCAGTGCTTAAGAAAAAGTTCTCAGACACGGCCAAGGCCTTCATGGATGTCATGACAAACCAAGCCTATTCTGACTCTTTGTCCTGCCTGCGATTG ATCATATCGTGTCTAGCGACTTTGCTGCGTAAACAGGATCTGTCAGTCTGGAGTTACCCTTCAACTCTGCAGATGTACCATGGCCTTTTGAGCTTTACAGTGCACTCCAAACCAAAG GTGCGGAAAGCAGCACAGCAGGGTGTTTGCTCGGTCCTTGGCTACAGTGACTTTGTGTTGTCCGATAATGCCCCGGTCCATCACCCAGCAGCAGCCGCCACAGCCAAATTCTGCTGCAAAGAATTGGAGCAGTCAGGAG GCAGCAAAGAAGACACTACCACTCTCCACGTGCTTGGTCTTCTAAAAGACGTGCTGTCTGCTTTTCCTCCGAGTTCTGTCAAATCTTGCTGTGAGACCCTTCTTCGTGTGATGACCCTGAGCCATGTG CTGGTGACGGCAAATGCAATGCAGGCTTTCCACAAGCTCTTCAGTAGCAAGCCAAGTCCTGCCAGTATGTCTGCAGAACTGAATGCTCAGATCATCACT GCTTTATATGACTATGTTCCAAGTGAGAGCGATCTGCAGCCTTTACTTGCATGGCTTGCTGTAATGGAAAAAGCCCATGTTCATCTTTCCAG TTTACAGAGCTCTCTGAGTATCGGTCATCTTCCTCGCCTCTTCTCTGTCACCATGTCATGTCTTCTGTCCCCACACACACAAGTAGTTTCTGCTGCGACTCAGACTCTGAAG ACTTTGTTAAATGAGTGTGTGGCTCCGCATATAGCTGAGATCGGTCCTGTTTTACCAGGCACATCAGCTGGAAATGGGGCTTGCATCCTAAAGATGTTTCG TGTCGTGGAGGAAGGGTTGTCCTATCGTTTTCATTCCTCTTGGCCGTTTGTGCTGCAGATCCTAGGCTGTTTCTACAGAGCTGCAGGAAGACAGGCTCATCCTATTATGATAAAG AGTCTGCAGTCTCTCGGTGACCTGCGGGCCACCCCTCGGTTCCCCTTCTCAGGGGAGCTGGATCTGGCTGTGGGCAGTGCGGTGGAGGGCATGGGTCCAGAGGTGGTCCTGAAAGCTGTGCCCCTCCTCATCACTGGAACAGA CGATGACCTGGAGTTTCCACGTAGCTGGCTGATCCCGGTCATAAGAGATCATGTGAAAAATGCTCAGCTGGCTTACTTCACCTCATACTTTGTCCCTTTGGCAAACAGACTTAAACAGACAG GTGATGAACTGGAGCAGTCAGGACAGAAACTGATGGCAAAAGTCTACCAGACTCTACAGATGCAG ATTTGGACCATGCTACCTGGATTCTGTACTAAACCCACTGACCTGTTGGCCTCGTTTAAGGGCATTGCTCGGTCTCTGGGTATGGCCCTGAATGATCGGCCTGACCTCCGTCTGTGCATCTGCCAGGCTTTACGGACTCTTATCAACAAGAGCTGTGAAACAG AGGAGGCAAAGGCCGAATTAAAACGATTTTCCAAGAACTTCCTTCCCATCCTGTTTAATGTCTACAGTGAGCAGCCAGATCCTGGAGAGATGGTGTCTGCTAGAATGGCTGTCCTAGACACAATCAGAGTCTACCTGAGCATTACAGAACAGGAG ATGGTGTGCACGTTTCTGCAGAAAGCATCAAAGAGACTCAACAGTGCAGACAACTCTGAGTTCACACG GCTTGCAGTTATCGACTTGATTGTTGCAATGGCTCCGTTTGTAGATGAAGCATCAATGACCCAGACATTCAGTTTGATTAAACCTTTTGTTGAG AGCAAGGATGCTAGCATCCAGAAGAAAGCTTACCGTGTGCTTGAGGAAATTTGTGGAGGAGAGAGTGCGTCTTGTAAGGCTTTTGTTCTGCAGAACCTTGAGCAGCTGAAAGCAATGTTAATGGACAGCCTGACAACAGCTGCCTCCTCTTCCAAACGG CCTAGACTCAAGTGTCTAATTCACATAGTGAAGCAGCTGAATGAAGAACACCGTGGTTTTATCACAGCTCTGCTTCCTGAG GTCATTCTTTGCACTAAGGAAATGTCTATTGGTGCCCGCAAAAATGCCTACTCTCTTCTAGTTGAGATCGGAAATGCATTTGTAAGGTTTTGTGGGAACACAAAAG atgccaTAAATGAGTATTTAGGCCATGTGTACATTGGACTAACTGGCTCTGTAACGATGGTCATCTGTACAGTTCTTGCTTTAACAAGACTAGTGTTCCATTACAAAG ATACCATAGACGTGTCATCACTGGAGCTGCTGCTGCAAAATGTGTGTCTTCTGCTTTCGAGCAGGACACGAGACGTCCTCAAAGCCTCTCTGGGATTCCTAAAAGTCTTGCTCTTTTGTCTTGATGTCAAGGTTTTAGCCAgccatattactgttatt ATGAAGGGCATCAGCAATATGAATGATATGCGAAGACATTTTAGAGGGAAACTTAAGAGCATTTACACCAAGCTGATTAAGAAATTTGG GTTGGAGCTGGTCAAAAGCATGTTGCCGGCTGATCAACACAAGGTCATAGTGAACATCCGTAAAACAGAGGCCAGAAATAAGAGACGCAAACTCGTGAGCAAGACAGAAGAGGATGGCTCAGACACTGAGGATGAGACCCCTAAAGTGAAAGGAGAGAG TATTGAGGACATTCTGGCCGAGACAGACTCTGACTCCGATGAAGATGAGAAGCCTAAAAAGGGTCAGAAGAAGCCAGTGAGAAAGAGCCAGGCCTGGTTAAAGGAAGGCATATCTGATGAACCACTCAACTTCCTTGATTCAAAAGCAGCGCAGAGAGTTTTGG CCACCAACCCTAATCTAAAGAAGGCCAGGAAAGCAGAGCATGGATTCAAGGTGAAATCCGATGGAAGACTGATCATCAAAGACGATCAGAAGGATAAAACAAAAG AGGCTGGAGTCAAAACT AAGAAGAATCCAAAGAGGAAAATGCGTGACGAACTATATGACGATATGGATGTGGAGCCTACGATGAAATATAAAG CTGGTGGGATTGGAATCCATAGGCCTCTGGATAGAAGACCGAAGTTTGGGACCGAGGATAAATCTAAG AAAGGAAAAGGTGATGTTAAGAAGACAGGCAAGTGTGACCCGTATGCTTATATACCACTGAAGAAGGCCCAGCTCAACCACAG GAAAAAGGCCAAACTGCAAGGCCAGTTCAAGGGCATGGTTAGAGGGGCCAAGAAAGGAGCACTTTCTGGATCAAAAATACTGAAGAAGAGGAAAGCCTAA
- the LOC128026117 gene encoding RRP12-like protein isoform X1, with the protein MVKSGKLRSGTAQKIKRWKKGHSSDSNPETSRYRKAARSRNFSRPSEKRDLTVDALKLHNELQAGSLQKSSDAMEDQALTEKTSGTCLSGLSDCSNLTFRKVKRYWESNSASHKEICAVLAAVTEVIRSQGGKETETEYFAALMATLEAVDSSESLAAVAYLLNLVMKRVPAAVLKKKFSDTAKAFMDVMTNQAYSDSLSCLRLIISCLATLLRKQDLSVWSYPSTLQMYHGLLSFTVHSKPKVRKAAQQGVCSVLGYSDFVLSDNAPVHHPAAAATAKFCCKELEQSGGSKEDTTTLHVLGLLKDVLSAFPPSSVKSCCETLLRVMTLSHVLVTANAMQAFHKLFSSKPSPASMSAELNAQIITALYDYVPSESDLQPLLAWLAVMEKAHVHLSSLQSSLSIGHLPRLFSVTMSCLLSPHTQVVSAATQTLKTLLNECVAPHIAEIGPVLPGTSAGNGACILKMFRVVEEGLSYRFHSSWPFVLQILGCFYRAAGRQAHPIMIKSLQSLGDLRATPRFPFSGELDLAVGSAVEGMGPEVVLKAVPLLITGTDDDLEFPRSWLIPVIRDHVKNAQLAYFTSYFVPLANRLKQTGDELEQSGQKLMAKVYQTLQMQIWTMLPGFCTKPTDLLASFKGIARSLGMALNDRPDLRLCICQALRTLINKSCETEEAKAELKRFSKNFLPILFNVYSEQPDPGEMVSARMAVLDTIRVYLSITEQEMVCTFLQKASKRLNSADNSEFTRLAVIDLIVAMAPFVDEASMTQTFSLIKPFVESKDASIQKKAYRVLEEICGGESASCKAFVLQNLEQLKAMLMDSLTTAASSSKRPRLKCLIHIVKQLNEEHRGFITALLPEVILCTKEMSIGARKNAYSLLVEIGNAFVRFCGNTKDAINEYLGHVYIGLTGSVTMVICTVLALTRLVFHYKDTIDVSSLELLLQNVCLLLSSRTRDVLKASLGFLKVLLFCLDVKVLASHITVIMKGISNMNDMRRHFRGKLKSIYTKLIKKFGLELVKSMLPADQHKVIVNIRKTEARNKRRKLVSKTEEDGSDTEDETPKVKGESIEDILAETDSDSDEDEKPKKGQKKPVRKSQAWLKEGISDEPLNFLDSKAAQRVLATNPNLKKARKAEHGFKVKSDGRLIIKDDQKDKTKDAEMDDVLEEAGVKTKKNPKRKMRDELYDDMDVEPTMKYKAGGIGIHRPLDRRPKFGTEDKSKKGKGDVKKTGKCDPYAYIPLKKAQLNHRKKAKLQGQFKGMVRGAKKGALSGSKILKKRKA; encoded by the exons ATGGTGAAGTCCGGAAAACTTCGATCCGGAACAGCGCAGAAAATCAAGCGATGGAAGAAAGGTCACAGTAGCGACAGCAATCCGGAGACAAGTCGCTATCGAAAGGCAGCGAGAAGCCGAAATTTCAGCCGTCCCTCGG aaaaaagagatcTGACAGTAGATGCTTTGAAACTCCACAATGAGCTTCAGGCAGGATCTCTGCAGAAAAGCAGTGATGCCATGGAGGATCAAGCCCTGACAGAGAAAACCTCAGGGACTTGTCTAAGTGGACTGTCGGACTGCTCCAACCTCACTTTTAGAAAAGTAAAGCGCTACTGGGAGTCGAACTCCGCGTCACATAAAGAG ATCTGTGCTGTATTGGCAGCTGTAACTGAAGTCATTCGCTCTCAGGGAGgaaaagagacagagacagagtacTTTGCAGCCTTG ATGGCAACACTTGAAGCTGTAGATAGCAGCGAATCTCTGGCAGCTGTTGCCTACCTCCTAAACCTGGTCATGAAAAG GGTGCCTGCTGCAGTGCTTAAGAAAAAGTTCTCAGACACGGCCAAGGCCTTCATGGATGTCATGACAAACCAAGCCTATTCTGACTCTTTGTCCTGCCTGCGATTG ATCATATCGTGTCTAGCGACTTTGCTGCGTAAACAGGATCTGTCAGTCTGGAGTTACCCTTCAACTCTGCAGATGTACCATGGCCTTTTGAGCTTTACAGTGCACTCCAAACCAAAG GTGCGGAAAGCAGCACAGCAGGGTGTTTGCTCGGTCCTTGGCTACAGTGACTTTGTGTTGTCCGATAATGCCCCGGTCCATCACCCAGCAGCAGCCGCCACAGCCAAATTCTGCTGCAAAGAATTGGAGCAGTCAGGAG GCAGCAAAGAAGACACTACCACTCTCCACGTGCTTGGTCTTCTAAAAGACGTGCTGTCTGCTTTTCCTCCGAGTTCTGTCAAATCTTGCTGTGAGACCCTTCTTCGTGTGATGACCCTGAGCCATGTG CTGGTGACGGCAAATGCAATGCAGGCTTTCCACAAGCTCTTCAGTAGCAAGCCAAGTCCTGCCAGTATGTCTGCAGAACTGAATGCTCAGATCATCACT GCTTTATATGACTATGTTCCAAGTGAGAGCGATCTGCAGCCTTTACTTGCATGGCTTGCTGTAATGGAAAAAGCCCATGTTCATCTTTCCAG TTTACAGAGCTCTCTGAGTATCGGTCATCTTCCTCGCCTCTTCTCTGTCACCATGTCATGTCTTCTGTCCCCACACACACAAGTAGTTTCTGCTGCGACTCAGACTCTGAAG ACTTTGTTAAATGAGTGTGTGGCTCCGCATATAGCTGAGATCGGTCCTGTTTTACCAGGCACATCAGCTGGAAATGGGGCTTGCATCCTAAAGATGTTTCG TGTCGTGGAGGAAGGGTTGTCCTATCGTTTTCATTCCTCTTGGCCGTTTGTGCTGCAGATCCTAGGCTGTTTCTACAGAGCTGCAGGAAGACAGGCTCATCCTATTATGATAAAG AGTCTGCAGTCTCTCGGTGACCTGCGGGCCACCCCTCGGTTCCCCTTCTCAGGGGAGCTGGATCTGGCTGTGGGCAGTGCGGTGGAGGGCATGGGTCCAGAGGTGGTCCTGAAAGCTGTGCCCCTCCTCATCACTGGAACAGA CGATGACCTGGAGTTTCCACGTAGCTGGCTGATCCCGGTCATAAGAGATCATGTGAAAAATGCTCAGCTGGCTTACTTCACCTCATACTTTGTCCCTTTGGCAAACAGACTTAAACAGACAG GTGATGAACTGGAGCAGTCAGGACAGAAACTGATGGCAAAAGTCTACCAGACTCTACAGATGCAG ATTTGGACCATGCTACCTGGATTCTGTACTAAACCCACTGACCTGTTGGCCTCGTTTAAGGGCATTGCTCGGTCTCTGGGTATGGCCCTGAATGATCGGCCTGACCTCCGTCTGTGCATCTGCCAGGCTTTACGGACTCTTATCAACAAGAGCTGTGAAACAG AGGAGGCAAAGGCCGAATTAAAACGATTTTCCAAGAACTTCCTTCCCATCCTGTTTAATGTCTACAGTGAGCAGCCAGATCCTGGAGAGATGGTGTCTGCTAGAATGGCTGTCCTAGACACAATCAGAGTCTACCTGAGCATTACAGAACAGGAG ATGGTGTGCACGTTTCTGCAGAAAGCATCAAAGAGACTCAACAGTGCAGACAACTCTGAGTTCACACG GCTTGCAGTTATCGACTTGATTGTTGCAATGGCTCCGTTTGTAGATGAAGCATCAATGACCCAGACATTCAGTTTGATTAAACCTTTTGTTGAG AGCAAGGATGCTAGCATCCAGAAGAAAGCTTACCGTGTGCTTGAGGAAATTTGTGGAGGAGAGAGTGCGTCTTGTAAGGCTTTTGTTCTGCAGAACCTTGAGCAGCTGAAAGCAATGTTAATGGACAGCCTGACAACAGCTGCCTCCTCTTCCAAACGG CCTAGACTCAAGTGTCTAATTCACATAGTGAAGCAGCTGAATGAAGAACACCGTGGTTTTATCACAGCTCTGCTTCCTGAG GTCATTCTTTGCACTAAGGAAATGTCTATTGGTGCCCGCAAAAATGCCTACTCTCTTCTAGTTGAGATCGGAAATGCATTTGTAAGGTTTTGTGGGAACACAAAAG atgccaTAAATGAGTATTTAGGCCATGTGTACATTGGACTAACTGGCTCTGTAACGATGGTCATCTGTACAGTTCTTGCTTTAACAAGACTAGTGTTCCATTACAAAG ATACCATAGACGTGTCATCACTGGAGCTGCTGCTGCAAAATGTGTGTCTTCTGCTTTCGAGCAGGACACGAGACGTCCTCAAAGCCTCTCTGGGATTCCTAAAAGTCTTGCTCTTTTGTCTTGATGTCAAGGTTTTAGCCAgccatattactgttatt ATGAAGGGCATCAGCAATATGAATGATATGCGAAGACATTTTAGAGGGAAACTTAAGAGCATTTACACCAAGCTGATTAAGAAATTTGG GTTGGAGCTGGTCAAAAGCATGTTGCCGGCTGATCAACACAAGGTCATAGTGAACATCCGTAAAACAGAGGCCAGAAATAAGAGACGCAAACTCGTGAGCAAGACAGAAGAGGATGGCTCAGACACTGAGGATGAGACCCCTAAAGTGAAAGGAGAGAG TATTGAGGACATTCTGGCCGAGACAGACTCTGACTCCGATGAAGATGAGAAGCCTAAAAAGGGTCAGAAGAAGCCAGTGAGAAAGAGCCAGGCCTGGTTAAAGGAAGGCATATCTGATGAACCACTCAACTTCCTTGATTCAAAAGCAGCGCAGAGAGTTTTGG CCACCAACCCTAATCTAAAGAAGGCCAGGAAAGCAGAGCATGGATTCAAGGTGAAATCCGATGGAAGACTGATCATCAAAGACGATCAGAAGGATAAAACAAAAG ATGCTGAAATGGATGATGTACTTGAAGAGGCTGGAGTCAAAACT AAGAAGAATCCAAAGAGGAAAATGCGTGACGAACTATATGACGATATGGATGTGGAGCCTACGATGAAATATAAAG CTGGTGGGATTGGAATCCATAGGCCTCTGGATAGAAGACCGAAGTTTGGGACCGAGGATAAATCTAAG AAAGGAAAAGGTGATGTTAAGAAGACAGGCAAGTGTGACCCGTATGCTTATATACCACTGAAGAAGGCCCAGCTCAACCACAG GAAAAAGGCCAAACTGCAAGGCCAGTTCAAGGGCATGGTTAGAGGGGCCAAGAAAGGAGCACTTTCTGGATCAAAAATACTGAAGAAGAGGAAAGCCTAA